The segment CAGAAAGTGGCGCATCAGGGGCTCGATATCCTCGGGCCGCTCCCGCAACGCCGGTAGCCGGATGGGAAACACGTTGAGCCGGTAGTACAAGTCGGCGCGGAAACGGCCCGCGGCTACCTCGTCTTCTAGCACCCGGTTGGTGGCCGCAATAACGCGCACGTCGGTGTGAATCACGCGCCGCCCCCCGATTCGCTCAAACTCCTTTTCCTGGAGTACCCGCAGCAGTTTGGCCTGCAAATCAAGGGGCAGCTCGCCTACTTCATCCAGGAAAATAGTGCCGCCGTCGGCCAGCTCAAACTTGCCGATGCGCCGGTCGTGGGCCCCGGTAAAGGCGCCTTTCTCGTGCCCAAACAGCTCACTCTCGATAAGCTGAGCGGGCAAAGCGGCGCAGTTAAGCTTAATCAGGGCCCGTTCCTGCCGGGGCGACAGGTTGTGCAGGGCCCGGGCCACCAGCTCCTTGCCCGTGCCGGTTTCACCCGTAATCAGCACCGTGGTATCGGTGGGGGCCACTTGGCTGATGCGGGTCTGGACCTGCTGCATGATGGCGCTCTGGCCCACGAAGTCCTCGAACTTGGCCGTGGTGTTGATTTCGTCGATGAGGTAGGTTTTTTCCCGCTCCAGCTGGGCCCGTAGCGCTTCAATCTGCTCGAAGGCGTACAGGTTCTGCATGGCCAGCGTGATTTGCGGGGCCAGGCTCATCACCAGGGCCAGGTCGTCGGCGGTGAAGGCGTCGGGGCGGCGGGCGGCCAGCACCAGGGCTGCGGCATGCTCGCCCTTGTTCCAGAGCGGTACGCCCAGCATCGAGCGGGTGCCGTTTTTTTCCATAGCGTACTGCAGCATGCGGTAGCGCCGGGCGGCCAGCTCAAATTCGGGCCCGGTAAAGATAACCGGTTCGGTGAAGGCCCCGATGATTTCGGCCTGCATCTGTTCCCGCTCGGGCACGCCTTCCCAGCGGCTTTCATCCAGGAGCAAAAATGTGCCGTCGGGCTGCTTCGAGAATTCCACGAAGCCCTGGGTGCCCGTGGCCGGCCGCCGTATCCGGACGCCGAAGTAGTCGATGGCCACAATCCGGTCAATTTCCTCGGCGACGGTCAGAAACAGGGCCGCCCGGTCTTTGCGGCTGAGTAGGGCGTTGTTTACCGTGAGCTGCAAGGACTTTTCCCGCTCCCGCCGGGCCACTTCCTCGTAGGCCATCGTGTTGCTGACGGCCACGGCGACCAGGCTACCAATCTTTTCGAGCAGGGTAAAATCCTCCAGGGTAAGCTCGGGCCGGCGTCGGGCCGCCATCGAGAGCAGGCCGATGAGCTGCCCACCGGTGCGCAGGGGCACGAAGGTGGAGAAGAAAATACCCCGCTGCTGCATGAGCAAGAAAGGCATAAACTCCGGGTAGTCGGAGGCCAGCTCCCGGATGTCGACCACCTGCACGTGCGGGTCCCGCACGAACAACTCAGTGGGCGAGCCGGCTACCGGCGTAGCCTGGGCCATCTGTTCGGCGTAGGGCGGCACGTCGCCCATGTAGTCGCGCATAAATAGGCGCTTAAACTGGTGCGTAGCGTCGAAAGTCACCACGGCAATCATGTCGAAGGGAAATATTAGCCGGAGTTTTTCGGTGACAATCTGAAACAGCTTTTCCTTACTCCGAGTAGTAGCAATAGCCTCGTTCAGATACAGCAGCAAGGATTCATCCTGGTTAGGCATAGTTGTCGGTTATTCCTGAAATATCAGGATTTGTTTTTAGGATTTCCTGAAATATCAGGATAACAGTCCATCCTCCGCATAGTTTTCAAACCCAGTTAACAAAAAAATAAACCTTGATTCTACGCTACCAGGGCCGATTTTCAGAAAAATTAATCCGGCTTTAATGGGTTGGCACAAGGTTAGGTAAAGGCCGCTCACCAACAAGTCGTATTCTGATGCTTTCCCGACCAACAATTGCCGTTCCGCTTCTCGCCCTCGGGCTGGTTTCGGTAGCCGGTGCGGCCCACGCGCAGGGCCCGATTATTTCCGATTCTCTTTCCTTAGACGGCACCATCCGCTCGGTATTAGACGCCAACCCCGCTATTACCACCCTCGAAGAAGAGGTAAACGCGGCCACCAGCCGGGTAACCCAGAGCCGGGGCGGCTTTTTGCCCCAGGTGACGGGCACGGCTACCTACACCCGTATCGACCCGGTCGTGAAGCTGCAAATTGCGCCCGACGCGCCGGCCTTCCAGTTTCAGCCCAACAACAACTACGACGCCCACATTACGCTGCAGTACGGGCTGCTCGACTTCGGCAAGAAGGATGCAACCTATAACCTGGCCGAAAGCCGCCGTATCACCGCCGTTGACAACATCAACGTGACCCGGCGCGACCTGGCGTACTCGGCCGCGCAGGTGTACTACAACATTCTGTTTGTGCGCGAGAGTATCAAGGTGCAGGATGCCCAAATTGCCTCCCTGCGCCAGCACCAGCGCGAAATGGAAAAGCGCGTGGAAGGCGGCGTGAGCACCAAGTTTGACGTGACGACCACCCAGGTGCGCATCACCCAGGCCCAGAACACCCGCATCGACCTGGTAAACCAGCTCCAGAACCAGCAGGTGCAGCTGGCCCGCCTGCTCCACAAGCCCGAATACGTGAATGTGCCCGTCCGCGGAGCTTTCACCTACAACCCCCAGGCCGTGGACGTGAATGCGGCCCTGAACCAGGCCGTGGAAAACCGCCCGGAGGTGAAGCTGGCCCGCGACGCCGAGCAAACAGCCAACCTTAACCTCAAGCTCATTGAGCGCAGCAACATGCCCGTGCTCGGTATCGGCGGACAGGTGGGGGCCAAAAACGGCTACCAGCCCGAGCTCAACCGGATTCGGCCCAACACGGTGGGCGTGGTGCAGCTGAACGTGCCGATTTACGACGGCAACAAGAACAAAAACCAGCGGGTTGAAGCCCTGGCCAATATCCGTGGGGCTCAGTCGCGCATCCAGGACACCCAGGAGCAAATCCGGGCCGATGTGCGGCAGGCCGCCAACAACATGCAGGCCAGCACCGCCCGCTACGAAAACTCCCAGCTCCAGATTTCGCAGGCCTCCGACGCCCTGACCCGGGCCCAGGCCCGCTACCGCTACGGCGTTGGCTCCAACCTCGACGTGCTGGACGCCGAAACCTCCCTGGCCCAGGCCCGCCTGGCCCGCCTGCAGGCCATCTACAACTACACCCTCGGCCAATACCAGCTCAAGCGCGCCACCGGCGAGCAGATTTGGTAGCGGTGAATGAGTGAAATGGTGAATGAGTGAAGTAGCCTCCGGTACGGTACTGCACCCATCGAATATTTCCTCCCATACCACTTCACTCATTCACTCATTCCCCACTTCACCAGTTATGACACTTTCGCTCATTTTTTGCCCAATTGACTTCTCGGTGGCTACGGCGTCGTTGGTGGCGTATGCGGCTACCCTGGCGGCGGGGGCAAAGGCTGAGCTGCGGCTGCTGCACGTGCTGCCGCAGCCGGCCCTGGCCACCGACAGCACCGACCTGGCCCTGGCCGCCCAGATGGCCCACCACCGGGCCGCGGCCGAACAGCTAGGCGCCCAAGTCACTACCAGCGTGTTGCGGGGTGAGGCGGCCCCCGAAATCGTGGCCGCCGCCCGTCGCCACGCCGCCGATTTAATCGTAATAGGAGCACACGGCCAAACCGGGCTGACCCGCTTTCTGATGGGCAGCACCGCCGAAGCCGTGGTGCGCACCGCCCCGTGCGCCACCCTGCTCGTCAACACGCAGAGCTCCGGCGAATACCGGAAGTCTGCCTGAGGAACAGCCAGCAACCTCGGCTTTCCGCTTCAACCTCAACTCAACGAACAACTACTTACCGACCCATTTCCATGGCAACTCCCGTTCACCAAGATCAGGCCACGGCACCTCACCCCACTTCGGCTCCCGCCTACGAGCCGGAAGTGGAAGAGCAGTCGGGCCGCTCGAAGCGCCCCATTATTTTCCTTGTTTTAGCCCTCATATTGCTAGTTGGCGGGTATTTTGGCTACCAGCGTTATCAGTTTGGCCAAACCCACGAAGAAACCGATGACGCCCAGGTTGAAGGCGACATTTACCCCGTGCTGCCCCGCGTGGCCGGCCCCGTGCTGACGGTGAAGGTAGAAGACAACCAGACCGTGAAGAAGGGCGACGTGCTCGTAACCCTCGACCCGGCCGACTACCAGCAGCGCATCAATGCTGCTGAAGCGGCCCTGGCTGCGGCTCAGGCCAACGTGGTAGCGGCCCGGGCCGCCGTGGGTACGGCTTCGGCCAACGTCAGTGCGGCTTCGGCCACCATTGGCGTGAGTGATGCCAACCGTGCCCGCCTCGAAAAAGACCTGAAGCGCAGCGCCTTCCTGCGCAAGGAGGACATCATCCCTCAGAGCGAGTACGACGCCGTGCAGGCTAACCTGAAGTCGACCAGCGCCCAGCGCGCCACGGCCCAGCAGCAGGTAGGCGTGGCCCGCCAGCAGGTGGCCGCCGCCCAGCAGCAGGTAGCCGTAGCCCAGGCCGTGGTGAAACAGCGCCAGGCCGACCTCGACAACGCCAAGTTGCAGCTCAGCTACACCACTATCGTAGCCCCGGCCAATGGCGTGGTGAGCCGCAAGAACGTGCAGCCCGGCCAGGTTGTAGCGCCCGGTCAGCAGCTCATGGGCCTGGTAGCCTCCGAGCGGACCTGGGTTATTGCCAACTTCAAGGAAACCCAGCTGGAAAACATGAAAGTGGGCCAGCCGGTAGCCGTGGAAGTGGATGCCTACCCCAACGAGGAGTTTGAGGGCCATATCGAGTCGCTGTCGGCCGCTACCGGGGCCCGCTTCGCCCTGCTGCCCCCCGACAACGCCTCGGGTAACTTCGTGAAAGTAACCCAGCGCGTACCGGTCAAAATTGCCCTCGACAAGGTTGACCCCGACCATCCCCTGCGCGCCGGCATGAGCGTGACGGCTACCGTTAAGGTGAAATAGTGAGATGGTGAAATTGTGAAAGGTGAAATTGTGGCTTGTTGCTTAGGCAAGAAACTCAATCTCACCTTTCATGACTTGCTCTGCTGCTTAGCTTTCTTGCGAATGGAAGCTAGAATGGAAAGGATTTCTCCATACTCTTTCTGTAAGGCCGTCATGCGGCTTTTTGCTACAATATTGGCATCGCCCAGCAGCTCCAGCCAGAACAAAGTTTCATCAGCTTCCTCTACGCAAATACATAGCTTGGCGTACCACTCGGCCGATGAGCGGCCCCGACAAGAAGCTCGAAAATTGGCGGCTACCGAAGTGGCTGAGCGCAATAATTGCTTACCAATAATAGCTGCCTCACCCGTGCGAGGCAGGTGCTGAAAAAGATAGATTACTCGTAACGCGGCTTGCTTAGTTCGGCCTCTCAAGTCTTCATTGAAGGATAGCAAATTGGCCGATAATACGTCCATATAAATAGGTGATAAGAAGTAGCGCTTCTAATCTAACCAATTAAGAACGCACAACTTCACCATTTCACAACTTCACCATCTCACCGCATGGAAACTGGATTTACCAAGTGGATCATCGTCATTACGGTGGTGCTCTGCTGCTTATTGGAGCTCATCGACACGAGTATCGTGAACGTGGCGCTCACCCAAATGATGGGTAACCTCTCGGCGACCCAGCAGGAGGTGACCTGGGTAATTGCCTCCTACGGCATTGCCAACGTAATTGTAATCCCGATGACGGGCTTCCTGGCCGAGCAGTTTGGCCGCCGCAACTACTACTTCGTGTCGGTGGTCATCTTCACGCTGGCCTCCATGGCTTGCGGCCAAAGCACCAACATCTGGGAGCTGGTGGCCTTCCGCTTCGTGCAGGGCATCGGGGGCGGCGCCTTGATGGCCACGTCCCAGGCTATTCTGATTGACACCTTCCCGCCCAAGCAGCTTCCGCTGGGGCAGGCTTTGTTCGGCATGGGCGTCATCATTGGCCCCACTATCGGCCCCACGCTGGGCGGCTACATCGTGGACAACTACGACTGGCCCTGGATTTTCTATGTCAACGTGCCTGTGGGCGTGCTGGCCGCTATTTTCACCATCCTGTTTATCCGGGACCCCGAGCGGATCAAAAACGCCATTCCGCGGCCCCTGCGCGAAATCGACTGGGCCGGTATTTTCCTGCTGATTCTGGGCGTGGGCTCGTTGCAGCTGGTGCTGGAGCAGGGCGAAACCGAGGACTGGTTTGAAAGCACCTACATCAACAGCTTCGCCGTGCTGGCCGCCATCGGCCTGATCGGCTTCGTGTGGCGGGAGCTGACGGCCAAGCAGCCCATCGTGGATTTGCGGGTGCTGGGCAAGAGCCGTAACCTGGCCGTGGGCGCGGTGCTCTCGTTCGTGCTGGGCTTCGGCATGTTTGCTTCGGTGTTCATCTTCCCCATTTTCACCCAGCGCATTCTGGGCTTTTCGGCGGCCCAAACCGGGTTCATGCTGTTGCCCGGGGCTCTGGCTTCGGGCTTCATGATGCCCGTCATCGGGCGGATGCTGCAGGCGGGCGTGCCCCAGAAGTTCATGATTCCGGTGGGCTTCCTGATCTTCTTCGTCTTCACCTTCTGGATGGCCCAGATTATTTCGCCCACGGCCGGGGAGTCCGACTTCTTCTGGCCCCTGATGGTGCGCGGCCTGGGCATGGGCCTGATTTTCCTGCCCATCACCACCATGAGCTTGGCGGGCCTCAAGGGCAAAGACGCGGGCCAGGCCGCCGGCCTCACCGGCATGATCCGCCAGCTCGGCGGCTCGTTTGGGGTGGCCATCGTGGGTACCTACCTGGAGCGCAGCATTGCCCAGAACCGTATCAGTCCGCTGGCTCACATCTCGCTCTACGATACCAACACCGTGCAGCGGATTCAGGCTTTCACGGCCAACTTCATGTCGCGCGGCTTTTCCTTCGACCAGGCCCAAAAGCAGGCTTACGCCGCCCTGGAAGGCATTCTGATGAAGCAGGTATCCATCATCACCTACTCCCAGGTGTTTTCCATGATTGGCCTGTTCTTCGTGGTTTGCCTGCCGTTGGTGCTGCTCATCAAGCGCGCCAAGACCAGTGAGAAAATCGACCTCAACGCCGCGCACTAGCGGTGAGGTGGTGAAATGGTGAGTTTGACGTTCTTCTTTCGGCTGTCATCCTGAGGCGGAGCCGAAGGACCTTCCTCACCTAACCCACTACAGCTCCTGCCAACGGCTAAAAGCCCTTTTCCGCTTATGCGGGAAAGGGCTTTTTGTGTTCCTGCACTGCGTCGGCCCTACCGGGTGGGCACTCCACTTGGTTTGAGCGGGCCACTCACTTGCTCAAGGAAGCCTTGTCGTATTCGAAAAGCGCCTCCCGTTTACTCGGGAAGGGCTGCACAAACTACAAAAGTGCTTCCCGAGTACGCAGGGAGGGCTACACTGTTTACAAAAGTGCTTCCCGTCTACTCGAGAGGCGCTACACTATTTACAAAAGCCCCTCCCGGGTAGACAGGAGGAGCTACATGAATTGCAAAAATGCCTCCCGCCTACTCAACAAGGGCCTCTTGGCTGGTCAGCACGGGCTACCGGAGTTATGGAAGCACCTGCTGACCAGCCAGCACGCCCTGTGGCGGTGGCCGAAAACGGCGACGCAGAAGGCGCACTTCATCCGGCTCCAACAAAAAAGCCCCGTCGTGCAGCACGACGGGGCTTTTCGATAGGTAAGACAAGCGCCAGAACGACAACTCACCATTTCACAACTTCACTACTATTGGTACTGGATGTAGAGAGGCTTGGGGGTGAGCTGGGTCAGAACTTCCACCGGGGTCATCAGGTGGTGGGGCTTGGGCTTGGGGTCGTACTCGTAGAACAGCTTGAAGCCCGTGTACTGCACCGGCTCGGTCTGGATGTAGTCGTGGTAGGAGTCCTTTTTCAGGGTGGGCTCACCGTGGCCGTCCATGTGCATCACGACCTGCACGCGCGGGTCGAGCTTGATGTTTTTGTAGTTGGTGAGCATTTTCCGCGTGAAGCGGTGCACCGTCAGCACCTTGGGCGG is part of the Hymenobacter chitinivorans DSM 11115 genome and harbors:
- a CDS encoding sigma-54-dependent Fis family transcriptional regulator: MPNQDESLLLYLNEAIATTRSKEKLFQIVTEKLRLIFPFDMIAVVTFDATHQFKRLFMRDYMGDVPPYAEQMAQATPVAGSPTELFVRDPHVQVVDIRELASDYPEFMPFLLMQQRGIFFSTFVPLRTGGQLIGLLSMAARRRPELTLEDFTLLEKIGSLVAVAVSNTMAYEEVARREREKSLQLTVNNALLSRKDRAALFLTVAEEIDRIVAIDYFGVRIRRPATGTQGFVEFSKQPDGTFLLLDESRWEGVPEREQMQAEIIGAFTEPVIFTGPEFELAARRYRMLQYAMEKNGTRSMLGVPLWNKGEHAAALVLAARRPDAFTADDLALVMSLAPQITLAMQNLYAFEQIEALRAQLEREKTYLIDEINTTAKFEDFVGQSAIMQQVQTRISQVAPTDTTVLITGETGTGKELVARALHNLSPRQERALIKLNCAALPAQLIESELFGHEKGAFTGAHDRRIGKFELADGGTIFLDEVGELPLDLQAKLLRVLQEKEFERIGGRRVIHTDVRVIAATNRVLEDEVAAGRFRADLYYRLNVFPIRLPALRERPEDIEPLMRHFLERFTKQMGKPVRGLRERDLRAMQQYAWPGNVRELEHVLEQAVIVSQGPFLEFAGFSAAAAQAGPSLSFLEQNQPLKTLKEQERDHILAALKRTGGRVSGPNGAAAILDINAKTLEARMKKLGIRREHQVAE
- a CDS encoding TolC family protein, translating into MLSRPTIAVPLLALGLVSVAGAAHAQGPIISDSLSLDGTIRSVLDANPAITTLEEEVNAATSRVTQSRGGFLPQVTGTATYTRIDPVVKLQIAPDAPAFQFQPNNNYDAHITLQYGLLDFGKKDATYNLAESRRITAVDNINVTRRDLAYSAAQVYYNILFVRESIKVQDAQIASLRQHQREMEKRVEGGVSTKFDVTTTQVRITQAQNTRIDLVNQLQNQQVQLARLLHKPEYVNVPVRGAFTYNPQAVDVNAALNQAVENRPEVKLARDAEQTANLNLKLIERSNMPVLGIGGQVGAKNGYQPELNRIRPNTVGVVQLNVPIYDGNKNKNQRVEALANIRGAQSRIQDTQEQIRADVRQAANNMQASTARYENSQLQISQASDALTRAQARYRYGVGSNLDVLDAETSLAQARLARLQAIYNYTLGQYQLKRATGEQIW
- a CDS encoding universal stress protein — encoded protein: MTLSLIFCPIDFSVATASLVAYAATLAAGAKAELRLLHVLPQPALATDSTDLALAAQMAHHRAAAEQLGAQVTTSVLRGEAAPEIVAAARRHAADLIVIGAHGQTGLTRFLMGSTAEAVVRTAPCATLLVNTQSSGEYRKSA
- a CDS encoding HlyD family secretion protein, yielding MATPVHQDQATAPHPTSAPAYEPEVEEQSGRSKRPIIFLVLALILLVGGYFGYQRYQFGQTHEETDDAQVEGDIYPVLPRVAGPVLTVKVEDNQTVKKGDVLVTLDPADYQQRINAAEAALAAAQANVVAARAAVGTASANVSAASATIGVSDANRARLEKDLKRSAFLRKEDIIPQSEYDAVQANLKSTSAQRATAQQQVGVARQQVAAAQQQVAVAQAVVKQRQADLDNAKLQLSYTTIVAPANGVVSRKNVQPGQVVAPGQQLMGLVASERTWVIANFKETQLENMKVGQPVAVEVDAYPNEEFEGHIESLSAATGARFALLPPDNASGNFVKVTQRVPVKIALDKVDPDHPLRAGMSVTATVKVK
- a CDS encoding four helix bundle protein, encoding MDVLSANLLSFNEDLRGRTKQAALRVIYLFQHLPRTGEAAIIGKQLLRSATSVAANFRASCRGRSSAEWYAKLCICVEEADETLFWLELLGDANIVAKSRMTALQKEYGEILSILASIRKKAKQQSKS
- a CDS encoding DHA2 family efflux MFS transporter permease subunit; amino-acid sequence: METGFTKWIIVITVVLCCLLELIDTSIVNVALTQMMGNLSATQQEVTWVIASYGIANVIVIPMTGFLAEQFGRRNYYFVSVVIFTLASMACGQSTNIWELVAFRFVQGIGGGALMATSQAILIDTFPPKQLPLGQALFGMGVIIGPTIGPTLGGYIVDNYDWPWIFYVNVPVGVLAAIFTILFIRDPERIKNAIPRPLREIDWAGIFLLILGVGSLQLVLEQGETEDWFESTYINSFAVLAAIGLIGFVWRELTAKQPIVDLRVLGKSRNLAVGAVLSFVLGFGMFASVFIFPIFTQRILGFSAAQTGFMLLPGALASGFMMPVIGRMLQAGVPQKFMIPVGFLIFFVFTFWMAQIISPTAGESDFFWPLMVRGLGMGLIFLPITTMSLAGLKGKDAGQAAGLTGMIRQLGGSFGVAIVGTYLERSIAQNRISPLAHISLYDTNTVQRIQAFTANFMSRGFSFDQAQKQAYAALEGILMKQVSIITYSQVFSMIGLFFVVCLPLVLLIKRAKTSEKIDLNAAH